The window AGGCATCCGGGGAATAAGATTAAAAAAGCCTACTGTTCACACACAGGGAGATGAAGTGATTGGCATGGAAGTAATTGACGAGAAATCCATGCAAAATCAGTTATTAGTGGTAAGCGAACTGGGTTTTGGCAAGAAAACCGATTTAAAAGAATATAGATTGCAAGGAAGAGGAGGGAGCGGAATTAAAACCGCCAAAGTTAATTCCAAAACCGGAAACTTGGTAGGCTCCCAAATATTAACAGGCCAAGAAGAAGATTTAATAGTTATTTCCCAAAAAGGACAGGTTATCAGGATTAAAGTTTCTTCGATTTCTAAGTTAAGCCGGGCTACCCAGGGAGTCAGAATCATGAGGTTAGATTCTGGTGACAGAGTAGCTTCCACGGCCTGCGTTT is drawn from Candidatus Nealsonbacteria bacterium and contains these coding sequences:
- a CDS encoding DNA gyrase subunit A, producing the protein GIRGIRLKKPTVHTQGDEVIGMEVIDEKSMQNQLLVVSELGFGKKTDLKEYRLQGRGGSGIKTAKVNSKTGNLVGSQILTGQEEDLIVISQKGQVIRIKVSSISKLSRATQGVRIMRLDSGDRVASTACV